In Sphingomonas psychrotolerans, the following proteins share a genomic window:
- a CDS encoding NepR family anti-sigma factor: MRSAKDETKKPPKPKGGTESSKPSRSVGDALRQAYDEAVRETVPDDLLDLLKKLD, encoded by the coding sequence GTGCGTTCCGCAAAGGATGAGACAAAGAAGCCGCCCAAGCCAAAAGGCGGGACGGAGAGCAGCAAACCCAGCCGCAGCGTGGGCGATGCTTTGCGCCAGGCCTATGACGAGGCGGTCCGCGAGACGGTGCCGGACGATTTGCTCGACCTTCTGAAGAAGCTCGACTAG